The window ACCCGCTTATAAAATAGAACAAATATCCGATCTCTTCTTGACAATTACCCTGATTGTACTATAATTTTTATATAAAGTTCTGGTTGGTCCTCTGGTAATACCAATAAATAAAAACAGGTGATCTGATGTCGGTCAAGGGGATGATTTTCAACATAGCGCACTACGCGGTACACGACGGACCGGGGATACGCACGACGGTGTTCCTCAAAGGGTGTCCCGCGCGCTGTCTATGGTGCTGCAGTCCCCAGTCACAGAGCTTTGCGGCGGAACGCTCTCTGTCCGGCGCTAGGATATTTGGCCGGGAGCTCACGGCGGAGGAGCTCTTTGCCGAGGTGCGGCGCGACGCGCCCTTTTGGCGGCGTTCGGGCGGAGGGGTCACCCTTTCCGGCGGCGAGGTGATGGCCCAGCCTGATTTTGCCGCGGTCTTTCTTGACCTCTGCCGCGCCCATAATGTCCACACGGCGATCGAGAGCTGCCTGTTCGCCTCTTTGGAGACGGCGACGCGTATCGCGGAGAGGACGGACTTTATACAGTTTGATCTCAAGGCGATGGAGCCGTCGCTGCACAGGCGTCTCACCTTGCTGGGAAACGAAAATATTCTTGAAAACGCCGCGGCGCTCCTGCGGAGCGACAAACCCGTACTCGTGCGTTTTCCGCTGATACCGGGTCTCAATGATACGGAGGAAAATCTCCGCGCGACGGGCCTCTTTCTTGAAGGGGCGCGGGCGGGAGTATCCCTTGAGATATTACGCTATCACCGTATGGGAGTCGGCCTGTACGAGGAGCTTGGACGGCGCTATCCGCTGCCGGATGTCGAGCCTCCCACCGATTATGAATACGCCAGAGCAAAGGAAATTTTAAGCGATTATAAAATCAGGGTTTTATAGAAAAGGGAAGGATGAGCTGTAATGATTAGGGAAGAGGCCGCGAAACGAATAGCGGGAATGAAGGAACGCATGATCACAAATTGCCCTACGGAGCTTTTGCCGGAGCGGGCGCTGCTGGTCACCGAAGCATATAAACTCTACGCCGCGGAGCCGCCGGTGCTGAAACGGGCATACGCGCTGCGTCATATTCTGGAGAACATGACGCTTTTCATTGACGACGAAGAGCTCTTTGTCGGTCATAACTCGCCGAAGCCGCGTTCTCCTATCGCCTGTCCCGAGCTTGGCGCGCGCTGGATACTGGCCGACCTCGATAATTTTGCGACACGCCCCGCCGATTCGATCGGGATTACGGATGAGAATAAAAAGATTCTGCGCGAATGTCTTGAAGGCTGGCAGGAGGCCTCGCTTGACTCCGTGACCGCGGGCCTTGTCTCGGCGGAGGCCAGATCGGCGATAGCGGAGGCGATGATCACCGTCGGTGCGCAGGGGACGGCTCACGGCAATATCGCGGT of the Cloacibacillus sp. genome contains:
- a CDS encoding glycyl-radical enzyme activating protein translates to MSVKGMIFNIAHYAVHDGPGIRTTVFLKGCPARCLWCCSPQSQSFAAERSLSGARIFGRELTAEELFAEVRRDAPFWRRSGGGVTLSGGEVMAQPDFAAVFLDLCRAHNVHTAIESCLFASLETATRIAERTDFIQFDLKAMEPSLHRRLTLLGNENILENAAALLRSDKPVLVRFPLIPGLNDTEENLRATGLFLEGARAGVSLEILRYHRMGVGLYEELGRRYPLPDVEPPTDYEYARAKEILSDYKIRVL